Proteins found in one Pyrus communis chromosome 15, drPyrComm1.1, whole genome shotgun sequence genomic segment:
- the LOC137717260 gene encoding fasciclin-like arabinogalactan protein 14: MKRGILFSSFFLLFSASSAFNITKLLEKQSDFSNFNNLLSETKLADEINRRSTITILAVDNGAAGGLSGKSSDLTKKILSVHVVLDYYDTDKLKKIFKSNKSATLTTLFQSTGEARKEQGFITVSVKDNQVSFGSAAKGNNGDNHVSLVKSVISQPYNISVLQVGSIIDVPDIENSGSAPAHSPKSAKAPSPSKSKKGGNDGAPSPSDDDESSSDKASAPSKKNHDKDSASAPTPSSPAPSAASRTCGIVAVGAGVLIMVLASLLAA; this comes from the coding sequence atgaaacgtggcatcctcttctcctccttcttcctcctcttctccgCCTCGTCGGCCTTCAACATCACCAAGCTCTTAGAGAAGCAGTCGGACTTCTCCAACTTCAACAACCTCCTCTCTGAGACAAAGCTCGCTGACGAGATCAACAGACGCAGCACCATCACAATCCTCGCCGTGGACAATGGCGCTGCTGGAGGTCTCTCAGGAAAATCCTCTGACCTAACCAAGAAAATTCTGAGCGTCCATGTTGTCTTGGATTACTACGACACGGACAAGCTTAAAAAGATCTTCAAATCAAACAAGTCCGCAACTCTCACCACATTGTTTCAATCAACCGGCGAAGCTCGCAAGGAACAAGGTTTCATCACCGTTTCGGTGAAAGACAACCAAGTCTCATTTGGATCCGCAGCCAAGGGAAACAATGGCGACAATCACGTCAGCCTTGTTAAGTCGGTTATTTCCCAACCCTACAACATTTCAGTTCTCCAAGTAGGTTCCATCATCGACGTGCCTGACATCGAGAATTCCGGCTCTGCGCCCGCCCACTCACCAAAGTCTGCCAAGGCTCCCAGCCCCTCGAAGTCTAAGAAAGGAGGTAATGACGGGGCTCCCAGTCCATCAGATGACGACGAGTCATCATCTGACAAGGCTTCAGCCCCGTCTAAGAAAAATCACGACAAAGATAGTGCTTCAGCACCTACACCCTCGTCACCTGCTCCATCTGCTGCCTCACGCACTTGTGGGATCGTGGCCGTTGGTGCCGGGGTTTTGATCATGGTTTTGGCCTCACTTTTGGCAGCTTAA
- the LOC137717027 gene encoding secreted RxLR effector protein 161-like produces MVVRTLGAKRDPFRPKEDEEEILEPEVPYLRAIGALLYLDQCTRLDISFAVNLLARYSNAPTPRHWNGVKDIFRYLKGTTDLGLFCTREFPSVAAPYGPRIDSRLVGYAYAGYRSDPHRARSQTGYVFTIGYTVIS; encoded by the coding sequence atggtcgttcggactctaggtgctaaacgagatcccttccgtccaaaGGAGGacgaggaagagattttggaacccgaagttccttacctaagggcaattggggctttattgtacttggatCAGTGCACTAGACttgacatctccttcgctgtgaatcttttggcaagatatagCAATGCGCCCACACCTAggcactggaatggtgttaaagacatttttcgcTACCTCAAAGGTACTACGGATTTAGGCTTGTTCTGTACCCGTGAATTTCCAAGTGTTGCCGCCCCCTATGGCCCTCGgattgattctcgccttgttggttacgcaTATGCTGGATATAGGTCTGACCCACATAGAGCACGTTCTCAAACgggctatgtctttaccattggatACACCGTTATATCTTAG